A window of the Acanthochromis polyacanthus isolate Apoly-LR-REF ecotype Palm Island chromosome 10, KAUST_Apoly_ChrSc, whole genome shotgun sequence genome harbors these coding sequences:
- the septin6 gene encoding septin-6 isoform X1, giving the protein MASTEIARQAGEGARAVPLAGHVGFDSMPDQLVNKSVNHGFCFNILCVGETGLGKSTLMDTLFNTKFEGEPTQHNQPGVTLKSNTYELQESNVRLKLTVVNTVGFGDQINKEDSYKSIVEFIDAQFEAYLQEELKIKRTLHSYHDTRIHACLYFIAPTGHSLKSLDLVTMKKLDSKVNIIPIIAKSDAISKSELAKFKIKITSELVSNGVQIYQFPTDDESVAEINSTMNSHLPFAVVGSTEEVKIGNKMVKARQYPWGTVQVENENHCDFVKLREMLIRVNMEDLREQTHTRHYELYRRCKLEEMGFKDTDPDSKPFSLQETYEAKRNEFMGELQKKEEEMRQMFVQRVKEKEAELKEAEKELHEKFDRLKKLHQDEKKKLEEKKKSLDDELNTFKQKKTAAELLQNQAQQAGGSTTLKRDKERKNFF; this is encoded by the exons AGCG GGTGAAGGAGCACGTGCTGTCCCTCTGGCGGGCCATGTTGGCTTTGACAGCATGCCTGACCAGCTGGTCAACAAGTCTGTCAACCACGGATTCTGCTTTAACATCCTCTGTGTTG GTGAGACGGGGCTGGGTAAGTCCACTCTAATGGACACACTGTTCAACACCAAGTTTGAGGGTGAGCCCACTCAGCACAACCAGCCAGGAGTCACGCTCAAGTCCAACACCTATGAACTCCAGGAGAGCAACGTCCGCCTCAAACTCACTGTTGTCAACACCGTGGGCTTTGGAGACCAGATCAATAAAGAAGACAG CTACAAGTCGATTGTGGAGTTTATTGATGCCCAGTTTGAAGCATATCTCCAGGAGGAGCTGAAGATTAAGCGCACGCTACACAGCTACCACGACACCCGCATCCACGCTTGCCTGTACTTCATCGCTCCAACGGGACACTCGCTCAAATCCCTGGACTTGGTCACCATGAAAAAACTGGATAGCAAG GTCAATATTATCCCAATCATTGCCAAGTCGGATGCCATCTCCAAGAGCGAGCTGGCCAAGTTCAAAATCAAAATCACGAGTGAACTGGTCAGCAACGGAGTGCAGATTTACCAGTTTCCCACTGATGATGAATCTGTGGCAGAGATCAACTCCACCATGAAC AGCCATTTGCCATTTGCTGTGGTGGGGAGCACAGAGGAAGTGAAGATTGGGAACAAGATGGTGAAGGCCCGGCAGTACCCCTGGGGGACGGTGCAGG TGGAAAATGAGAATCACTGTGACTTTGTCAAACTGCGAGAAATGCTGATCAGAGTGAACATGGAGGACCTgcgagaacagacacacacacgtcatTATGAGCTGTACCGCCGCTGCAAGCTGGAGGAGATGGGCTTTAAGGACACAGACCCTGACAGCAAGCCCTTCAG TCTGCAGGAGACATACGAAGCGAAGAGGAACGAGTTCATGGGTGAGCTgcagaagaaggaggaagaaatgAGGCAAATGTTTGTCCAGAGAGTTAAAGAGAAGGAGGCCGAGCTCAAAGAAGCGGAAAAAGAG CTCCATGAGAAGTTTGACCGTTTGAAGAAGCTCCACCAGGATGAGAAaaagaaactggaggaaaagaagaagtccCTGGACGACGAGCTCAACACattcaaacagaaaaagactgcTGCAGAGCTCTTGCAGAACCAAGCCCAGCAGGCAGGGGGCTCCACCACACTTAAGAGggacaaagagaggaaaaa cTTCTTTTAA
- the septin6 gene encoding septin-6 isoform X3: protein MASTEIARQAGEGARAVPLAGHVGFDSMPDQLVNKSVNHGFCFNILCVGETGLGKSTLMDTLFNTKFEGEPTQHNQPGVTLKSNTYELQESNVRLKLTVVNTVGFGDQINKEDSYKSIVEFIDAQFEAYLQEELKIKRTLHSYHDTRIHACLYFIAPTGHSLKSLDLVTMKKLDSKVNIIPIIAKSDAISKSELAKFKIKITSELVSNGVQIYQFPTDDESVAEINSTMNSHLPFAVVGSTEEVKIGNKMVKARQYPWGTVQVENENHCDFVKLREMLIRVNMEDLREQTHTRHYELYRRCKLEEMGFKDTDPDSKPFSLQETYEAKRNEFMGELQKKEEEMRQMFVQRVKEKEAELKEAEKELHEKFDRLKKLHQDEKKKLEEKKKSLDDELNTFKQKKTAAELLQNQAQQAGGSTTLKRDKERKN from the exons AGCG GGTGAAGGAGCACGTGCTGTCCCTCTGGCGGGCCATGTTGGCTTTGACAGCATGCCTGACCAGCTGGTCAACAAGTCTGTCAACCACGGATTCTGCTTTAACATCCTCTGTGTTG GTGAGACGGGGCTGGGTAAGTCCACTCTAATGGACACACTGTTCAACACCAAGTTTGAGGGTGAGCCCACTCAGCACAACCAGCCAGGAGTCACGCTCAAGTCCAACACCTATGAACTCCAGGAGAGCAACGTCCGCCTCAAACTCACTGTTGTCAACACCGTGGGCTTTGGAGACCAGATCAATAAAGAAGACAG CTACAAGTCGATTGTGGAGTTTATTGATGCCCAGTTTGAAGCATATCTCCAGGAGGAGCTGAAGATTAAGCGCACGCTACACAGCTACCACGACACCCGCATCCACGCTTGCCTGTACTTCATCGCTCCAACGGGACACTCGCTCAAATCCCTGGACTTGGTCACCATGAAAAAACTGGATAGCAAG GTCAATATTATCCCAATCATTGCCAAGTCGGATGCCATCTCCAAGAGCGAGCTGGCCAAGTTCAAAATCAAAATCACGAGTGAACTGGTCAGCAACGGAGTGCAGATTTACCAGTTTCCCACTGATGATGAATCTGTGGCAGAGATCAACTCCACCATGAAC AGCCATTTGCCATTTGCTGTGGTGGGGAGCACAGAGGAAGTGAAGATTGGGAACAAGATGGTGAAGGCCCGGCAGTACCCCTGGGGGACGGTGCAGG TGGAAAATGAGAATCACTGTGACTTTGTCAAACTGCGAGAAATGCTGATCAGAGTGAACATGGAGGACCTgcgagaacagacacacacacgtcatTATGAGCTGTACCGCCGCTGCAAGCTGGAGGAGATGGGCTTTAAGGACACAGACCCTGACAGCAAGCCCTTCAG TCTGCAGGAGACATACGAAGCGAAGAGGAACGAGTTCATGGGTGAGCTgcagaagaaggaggaagaaatgAGGCAAATGTTTGTCCAGAGAGTTAAAGAGAAGGAGGCCGAGCTCAAAGAAGCGGAAAAAGAG CTCCATGAGAAGTTTGACCGTTTGAAGAAGCTCCACCAGGATGAGAAaaagaaactggaggaaaagaagaagtccCTGGACGACGAGCTCAACACattcaaacagaaaaagactgcTGCAGAGCTCTTGCAGAACCAAGCCCAGCAGGCAGGGGGCTCCACCACACTTAAGAGggacaaagagaggaaaaa CTAA
- the septin6 gene encoding septin-6 isoform X2, which translates to MASTEIARQAGEGARAVPLAGHVGFDSMPDQLVNKSVNHGFCFNILCVGETGLGKSTLMDTLFNTKFEGEPTQHNQPGVTLKSNTYELQESNVRLKLTVVNTVGFGDQINKEDSYKSIVEFIDAQFEAYLQEELKIKRTLHSYHDTRIHACLYFIAPTGHSLKSLDLVTMKKLDSKVNIIPIIAKSDAISKSELAKFKIKITSELVSNGVQIYQFPTDDESVAEINSTMNSHLPFAVVGSTEEVKIGNKMVKARQYPWGTVQVENENHCDFVKLREMLIRVNMEDLREQTHTRHYELYRRCKLEEMGFKDTDPDSKPFSLQETYEAKRNEFMGELQKKEEEMRQMFVQRVKEKEAELKEAEKELHEKFDRLKKLHQDEKKKLEEKKKSLDDELNTFKQKKTAAELLQNQAQQAGGSTTLKRDKERKN; encoded by the exons AGCG GGTGAAGGAGCACGTGCTGTCCCTCTGGCGGGCCATGTTGGCTTTGACAGCATGCCTGACCAGCTGGTCAACAAGTCTGTCAACCACGGATTCTGCTTTAACATCCTCTGTGTTG GTGAGACGGGGCTGGGTAAGTCCACTCTAATGGACACACTGTTCAACACCAAGTTTGAGGGTGAGCCCACTCAGCACAACCAGCCAGGAGTCACGCTCAAGTCCAACACCTATGAACTCCAGGAGAGCAACGTCCGCCTCAAACTCACTGTTGTCAACACCGTGGGCTTTGGAGACCAGATCAATAAAGAAGACAG CTACAAGTCGATTGTGGAGTTTATTGATGCCCAGTTTGAAGCATATCTCCAGGAGGAGCTGAAGATTAAGCGCACGCTACACAGCTACCACGACACCCGCATCCACGCTTGCCTGTACTTCATCGCTCCAACGGGACACTCGCTCAAATCCCTGGACTTGGTCACCATGAAAAAACTGGATAGCAAG GTCAATATTATCCCAATCATTGCCAAGTCGGATGCCATCTCCAAGAGCGAGCTGGCCAAGTTCAAAATCAAAATCACGAGTGAACTGGTCAGCAACGGAGTGCAGATTTACCAGTTTCCCACTGATGATGAATCTGTGGCAGAGATCAACTCCACCATGAAC AGCCATTTGCCATTTGCTGTGGTGGGGAGCACAGAGGAAGTGAAGATTGGGAACAAGATGGTGAAGGCCCGGCAGTACCCCTGGGGGACGGTGCAGG TGGAAAATGAGAATCACTGTGACTTTGTCAAACTGCGAGAAATGCTGATCAGAGTGAACATGGAGGACCTgcgagaacagacacacacacgtcatTATGAGCTGTACCGCCGCTGCAAGCTGGAGGAGATGGGCTTTAAGGACACAGACCCTGACAGCAAGCCCTTCAG TCTGCAGGAGACATACGAAGCGAAGAGGAACGAGTTCATGGGTGAGCTgcagaagaaggaggaagaaatgAGGCAAATGTTTGTCCAGAGAGTTAAAGAGAAGGAGGCCGAGCTCAAAGAAGCGGAAAAAGAG CTCCATGAGAAGTTTGACCGTTTGAAGAAGCTCCACCAGGATGAGAAaaagaaactggaggaaaagaagaagtccCTGGACGACGAGCTCAACACattcaaacagaaaaagactgcTGCAGAGCTCTTGCAGAACCAAGCCCAGCAGGCAGGGGGCTCCACCACACTTAAGAGggacaaagagaggaaaaa TTAA